The sequence TATTCTGAAAAAGAATATGTTGCCTCTTGTTTGCAGGACATAGCATCTAAAATTTTGGCCTTTTCACAGCAAGGGCCGAGAACAGTTTGCATTCTTTCCGCAAATGGTGCCATATGTAATGTTACCCTCCACCATCCAGCGAATGCTGGGAGTACAGTGACATACGAGGTGCGTTTTGATATCGTCTAAGATCCGTATGAGAGATGTTCCACATCTCTAGCTTCAAGCATCATAATACATTATGGGGCTTAGATAAGATTGCTTTCAGAATGTCTAGAATGCTGAATCGTTGAATTATTGGTTTATCCCTTAAAGGCAATATTTCTTAATTTTGGTTCCTTCACTGGGAGTGTAATCTTTGATCTTTCCTAGTGGATCAAGTGTAGCTGTGTAGGTATTTCTATCTGGAAAAAGAAATACCAAGAAGAATTTTTTCCGTTGGTGCATAAGTAAAATCGCAATATAGCCATCATTACGTAAGacaattttagttttatttgaaaCTATGATGTGCAATTTTTCCGTTGACAATGGATATTATGTATACTCTCCCATTTCCGttgtcaatattaatttttcattAGCTTAGACCAATAAGCTTTCCCTGATTTGCATTCAAGCCGaatacatttttcttttccatctACGTATTTGTTTGATGGGCAAATATTGCTCATTTGCAGTGGTGATATTGCCTGGAATAGCAATAATTTTCAACTCATTAGACATTATGCCGATCATATGCTTGGCAGGCACTTTTTCCTGCATACCTTCCCCTTGAACCCCTAAAAGGATGGCTTCTTATCTTTATTAACCTGGCAACCAACTAACAATTATCCATAGGAGAGCCTATATGGTAATGGTTCACCCAGACCATTCCTAGCTGGTGTTTGAGCATTGAGCTGAAGTAAGAATCCCATGCCACTAAAGATGCCCCATCTTTGTAGCTTTGGTTGCAATGCTTTAGCAAATAGTTGAGGAGATACCCTATTTTTAACATCAACCGTTGTCTGAGTTATGCATTTGTTAAAGTACTCTAGAGAGTCTGAAACTTGATTGACTGACGACTTCTTTCAGTGCCTGTGAAACTGCATGCCTAAACTGTGTTTTACATCATACTAAATTAGAAACTAAACTTCCAGAACCAGTCTAGAGGAATTTGTATTTATACCAGAATTGATGGATACTTGGATGGGAAACAAAATACTTCTATTTGAAGGTAATTCAGGTGTGCTTTTTTGCATTGTGGGTCAATTTGAAATACTTTCCCTATGGGATTCTGCCAGCTGGTCCTTTTTCCTCTCATTCCTCCATGCTACAATATCAAGCCTTCTTGATGCTCGATAAATCAaacttatttattaatttagcaGTTTATGCTTAAGGAATCATTTCCTCTATTGATGTCTGTTCTTAATCCTGGCATTATTTACTTTCTCTAGTAATCGGCACGGAGCAATCACTCTCAGCCAATATGTAAATGTGTGATCAACGCTTGCCCATTTAATGCTGATTGCTGAATGATTAGGGTTTTCTCTTCTTTCCAATTTTAGTTTGAAGTGTCTTTTGACACTCCTCTGAGAGTCATGTTGACACTCTTCTGCAGGGACGATATGAAATCATCTCTCTATCTGGTTCCTTCTTGCTTTCTGAAAGTAATGGTAGTCGGAGCAGAAATGGTGGTCTGAGTGTGTCACTTGCGGGTCCTGATGGCCGTGTGTTGGGTGGTGGAGTTGCTGGTATGCTAATGGCAGCAACACCAGTGCAGGTATGGCTCTGCCACCATCTTCCACTTATGTAGTTAGCGGAGTACCATAATTTGTGTACATTTTGCATGTACTTACATAGCAATTACAGACACGCTTATAAGTTGCAATGTTATGTGACTCAGTGCCAACCGCCAAGAGTGTTCTGTGTGACTTGACAAAGATATGTAGTGTAAATGTGATTTTGTAATATTTGCACTCTTTTGACGTTACCAATGCTGCCAGGTTATTGTTGGCAGCTTTATTGCAGAGGGgaaaaaatcaaataacacTGCAAAACCTGAGCCATCTTCAGCTCCTACACCCTCTATGTTGAATTTTGGTACAACAGCAACAACAGCAAGCCCCGAGTCTCGAGGGGGTTCAAGTGAGTCCTCTGATGAGAATGGTGGTAGCACACTTAATCGGGCCCCTGGACTCTACAGTAACTCTGGTCagcaaatgcatagtatgcaaatGTACCACCAACTATGGGCTGGCcaaacacaacaatgaagacTCTTCCAGCTTGACGGTACAGCTTCAAGACATGCCTTGTGATTGTTCTACCATAGCCAGGAGATGTTGATTTTTAGAACGCTGACAGGCATTGCTGAGTACAAATGGTAGAGATGGCTTTTTTGTTTTCCTCgtctctaatttttcttttcttgttagatcagtttccttttcttttttttcccctcctcgAGTAGTTCGTTAGTTTTTTTTCCACCTTTCTGATTGAGGGATTATCATTGTTGATAACAGCAAGATATGTGCTACCCTTTAGTTATAATCTAGTTCCGGTTTGCTTTTCATATCCATATGTTTGCTTCCCCTAACCTGTGATATGCATTCCTAGATTCCACAGTCGGGTGGAACTGGAGAAGAGATTGTGAAGTAATCTCTGAACTGTGCCTTTCCATGTCAATGGAAGGGTCGTACACCTCAAGCAACCTCTTGCTTCCTTTGTTTTCTGATTAGCAATGAAGTCTATACACTATAAACATTGTTTACAGAGTCCATGACGACGCGCACCAACTGTTGATGTCGACACATGCAATGCAGTTTGCATCACCACCGACCACTACAGTTCAAGATGAAAGCGCAAAGAAACCGCGTGGAAGGTCACATGAGAACATGGAAACAGCAATTCAATACGCTATTTCGTGGCTTTTAAGTTGTAAGAGTAAAGAAAGTGCGACTTGGCTTATCTTGTGAAGTTGTTGTTAGCTTaactgtctctgtctctgtctctctctctctcatttatgAACAACAACCCACCTCTGGATAGgtgtgacaaaaaaaattggttttagGGGTTGGATAATATCatatatgaaatatttatatgttcggaTCTTAACCCGAATTAGGGATGTCAACGGGATGGGGTTGGAGCGGATCATGGCTGCCCCGCCCTGCACGTCCACGGGTGTGCCCCGCACCCGCTCGTCAGGGCAACAATTAACCCCCGTCCCCGACCCATTATAGCCCATGGGTCACTGCCCCGTACGAAAATCTCTGCatatgaattttttaaaatgttagGGAAATCTCATGTTTTTATCAAGAATAAAATCTGAAACCTCTCAAGTATATGACTAATTCTCATACCAACTAAGCTACTTGATGTTTTTTTATTGTGGAAACACAATAATtcaatatattaaattaaaataaccattattgttaaaatgagatctaaaaataaaaactattttACGCATGtggggtgtatatatatacatatataattatttatatatatatatatatacatgtatagcgGGGCAAAgtgcggggcgggggcgggtTCGGGTTCAGGTtcgggttgggttgggttgggaggCATATCCGTATCCGCCCCGCCCCGCACCGAACCGCATGCGGGTTGAGATTCTTTGCCCCGTCCCTGCCCCACACAAGCCTCGGATCCTGAAAAATCCTTGTGGGAAGGACACAAATTGTCATCCCTAACCCGAATcggatttcggacgtacttaattgatcaaatccggattgatttaaatgcgaacaagtaaatcggacattAACTTAATTCATGTTAGGGTCCAAAATACTAAAtcagataagatttttgtgtttggaccgaatttcggatatataacttatgtcaaaACTTGATTTATTCCGTGTCGAACAAATTTGGTCATCCAAATTAGACATAATTTTGCCACCCCTACCTCTAGATTGTACTAATCTGATGACACACGTTAATTAAGGGGGAGCCTAGTCAGTAATCACGGGAATCTGTGGTCTATCCAACACGAGTCATACGCGCTAGCAAACATAGCAGCTGTGGCAGTCGCATTCAACTTCCTACCAAACAGAGTGATTCTTCGACACTCTAACGGCTCTTTTTTAGCCTGCAAATGCAATCCCTATCAAacatcaaatacataaatacaAACCCACCCTTTTCTTTGCTTATAATTTATACACTCTCTCTAATCCacccctccctctccctctctctctctctctctagccgTTTAGTTGGCCTATTCAACAAGACCTTTTCAATCCCCTTTGCTTTCAATTTCACTCCCGAATTAATTAACCCTCCCAAACCCACATAGACATTTGTGTATATACACCAATACATTGACCATATCGTAGCTCTAGATTCAAGTTTTTGTTCTAATGGATTGCTTGGTATTGCCAGTTTCTATATTGACGAGGAAGAGATTTACGGGGTCACGGCTGGGCTACAAGCCACTAAAGGAAGATGGGTTGGAGGGTTTGGTGAGGGTGGTGGTGGGGAAGGAGAAGAGGGAGTTCTTGGTGGAGGATTTTGTGTTAAAAGAGAGTCCTTTTCGGGTGTTGATGGATGCTGTAGtgagaaaagaaaacagaggaaACAGAGTGATTTTTGTGGATGTTGATGCGATTTTGTTTGAGCACATGCTTTGGTTGATGTACAATGACTGTTCGTCTCTGTTTCAGCTTAATTTAGAGGAGATTCTTGAATTCTATGCCCAAGATAACTGAGATTTCACAAACTAAGAAAATGGAGAGGTACTGTTTTCATGTAATATGGGCTACACTTACATTAATATgaccattttcatttttttttccttcccctttttcttGCTTCCTGCACTTTTTGTTCATCTTCCCCTCATCTAATTCTGTTTTTTCAAATCCAAATGGTTGGTGGCGTCAGCATTCAGTCTCTCCAATTATACCCTTAGGCCTTAGGTACGATTATTTTAGGCACTTGATGCCACAAACAAATAGTGTTCAGCCGCGTCAAAGTTCACCAAGTTTACAACTCGGGACGAAAATAAGTCTTGAACACAGAGCTTTAAATATCAGAAATGTAGAATGTCACAAATTTCTTTTGCCCAACTTTTTGTCATTGCTCTTGGTACATGCAGCTAGTCTAGACTAGTATACATGGCTAAAGAGATTCTGTCTAGCCGGCCGACTCGGGTCAAACCTCGTCTCCGTATCGATCTAAATCGGCATCTGATTATGGGCCTGACGGTTTGGGCCACTTGCATGGTCGAAAAATTGGGCGTTTTGACTATGTGCGGGTAACTAGAGGGCTGTTAAAAAAAGACACGCAAATCGAACTGATCGTCAAACCAATCGATTGATTGGTTATTATAAAACATATTAGTGAGGACCGATTGAAAAAAAACGATCATACCATCAATACCGACCTAACGgtcgattaaatttatgtcaaaaaactgATCGAACCGACCGTTTGACACCCGTCTAGAACTACATTGAGCCTGGTCTTGGGTTATTGATCTGAGTTGGGTATGACCCAGTAATTTTTAAGAGGTTCATGGTCCGACCCATAACCCTGTTAAAGATACTCAGGGTTATCGGGGATCGAAAGGCTTTCTAGTGTAGAACTGAACTGAGTAGTATGAGGCACAAAGTAGTTTAAAAAACAAGTGCCAAGTGGGTATCCTTAGGCCCCAAAAGTGGAGATCCAATGGTCCCGATCCATTTGCAAGTTGGGAGTCCTGGCCCAAGAACTATATGGGTTTGAGTGAGCTATTTATGGTTAGAGATGAAGCCCATTTGCCTTCGTAACTTGAATACTGAGTGAGAGAGTACATGAAAACTTGATTCGTTCTCCATCTTGGTAGACCAGATATAATAAACTAATCTTTAATACGTGGAAAATTATGTAtatcagccaaaaaaaaaaaaggggttcgCAAGAATATATTGGGTTTGCACAACTTTATTCTTCATGAATTCAGCTATTAATAGCCAACGCCAAATTCATTGGGCAAACTCAGCTATtagggtcaaaacccaactcattaTACTCATGAAAAGATCTTGTTGTATGTAAAAAGTGAGCTTTGAACGCccatatatatatcacttgatTGGGAGTTActcaaccgatgtgggataatggTTTTAACAAGACTTAAAAACAATACGTCCATATATGGATGAGCTACTCTTTGTTCGTTCTTTTAATGTAATGTAATTTTGAtgtagagtcccacatcggtggttTCAGGTGCCAAGTTGTAGTATATAGGTGGGACAAATCTAACATTAGTCAACCGATTTTCTTGTGGACTAGTTAGGCCTTATCCTATGACTGGGCTTGTTGAGCCTGCTCTGCATCAGAGCAGGTTTCGAAAACACTTGTCAGCAAGGGCCCATGGCCCTCATAGCCCCGCGAGGGGGGAGGGGTAGTAGAGGCGTGTCGTAGAGGGTGAGAATGAtgtagagtcccacatcggtggttTCAGGTGTCAAGTTGCAGTATATAGGTtgggcaaacctaacattagtcaACCGGTTTCATCAAATTTCCATGTATTTTATGTCCTAGTGATCAACTTTCAGTATGATCTATGTCGGATACTGTTTTGACAAAATCTTTATAATCATTTTCAAGCTctggatttgttgaatgcttatCACGTTACAGGTactaattataattaaatttgaaTAAGTATGGTCAGTCATTCATCAAATGAAaactaaacaaataaaattaaaaaaaaaaaggtgagtcTTTGTGTGGCACTGTCATATCAAATATTCAACTGCTCTTTGATTATCTATAAAGGCGAGAGCTTGGAATCAAATGTTGTAAGcacacacacatgtatgtatgtataggcaCAAATTCATAATAAAGTAATCCTTATTATATGACTTGGTCAGCTTCTTTCTCATTGTTTCAATCCAGGTTATGTTGATAATCACTCCACCAGATATGTACACTTGCTCTATTTAATTTATAGATGGTGgtggtaattaattaataatatatatttttttatatctggaattaataatatatatatatatatatatatatatatatatatatatatctttatgcCCTAACGACCCCCATCaagtttcttttttaaaaaataaattattctgCTTATTCTATTTCTCTCTGATCAACATCATCATTATAATTATCTTCAACAtcggggaaaaaaaacacaaaaactagCCCTATAATTAAAGTGGAAAAAATTGATTTATTATAAAAAGAAACATGTTAAGCACATAATCATGAAATGTTAAAAAGAATTTACAGTGCAAGCATATGGCCTTATTACTGCtttaatatatgtaattaattaaacaaataattatcTACCTTTGTGGATTGTGGTTCTCTTACTATATAAcctcattttatattttctccAAGAACTCTGGGAAacttaattatttaatatatctTTTCTTAAAAACAGATATATTTCAATATTTATGTCCATAGCTCATAGCTGCATGCATGAAGAAGCTTATATATAATTTGATGAGTGGGAGTGAGAGTAAATTATATTTTAGGTGCATGCTTCATTATATATATTCCCATACTTACAACTACTTTTGCAGTAATTTTTTCCCACAAAAGGATTGAGCTAGCAATCTTTTAATAACTCCATAAATTCTCAAGACTTATCCCCTCTTTAGCATATCTAGGCTCTGCAATTCGATTTAAATTGTCGAGTTTACAATTTGAATCTAATGGTTTGGGTGGTATGTCACCTCACaccacattttttattttttcattttaaaaattgtGTCTGACTTTTTCCTCATCGTTATATGTGAATTGTACACTTTAACAAATTGTGGAGCTTCAAATCCCTCTTTGGCATGTAGATGTGTTTGGCTTGTATATATTATGTACTAACGGATAACAAATATTACATGAAAATGTAGAGTATAGGCAAAATTAATTCTTTAGTAGTGCTCCTGAACTCAAAACTCCCGAGAATTATAAACAATTTGGATTGAAAGTAGCTAGCTAGGGTAGAACAATATAATCATATTCAGCCTGTTCTATATACATATAGGTATGAGTGATAAAGCTAGATTTGCtaattaagtttaaaaaaaaaaaactatgattGACATAATTAAACATTTACTGGTTGAACAATTTTGAATAACTGCAGTAAATATTCCAATCATCAGCAGGAATTGAATTATTTGTAATTTGCATATCATCTTCTAGCTAGGTTACTTGAGCTTTAATTAACAATATCAAGTCTAAATTACCTCATAATCACCATTATTTCTATCACCATACAAATTAATCAACTTATAATATATAGCTAGGCATATCCTTAGAATAAAATGCAATTCTCATACGACaagcactatatatatatatatatacatacatacatacatacatacatatatatataggtataatATAAAGTTTAATTTGAAGTGGCGAATAAAGCTAACATATAGACTTCATTTTCACAATTTTATATTAAGTCACTTGTATACGTAAGGAAAACCTAATTGATGAGATGAGGAAGATATTGTTGTTAATTTGCAACAAATTAAGCATAAAAAGCTGAGATATATCGATCATAAGTAAAAGGTTCTCAGGAACAAAGTGTTTTTCCAATATATATAATCAGTACTGGAAGATGAAGAAAGTGTTCAACATGATCAGAGAACAAGGAGAGTACttcacatgaaaaaaaaaaaactaataacgAATTCGTGACTGGGCATGGAAAAAGGTTCTAACATTTAAATGAGTAATCATAAGTAGTCTCattaattactatatatatacatgacatCTAtctgtatatctatatatatgttacatacAAATAGAACAATAGATAATAGATGCCTTACTATAATTAACTACACCTACCTCTCTCAAAGAAAACAATAGGATTTAATGTTGTATAGCTATAAAATCAGTTTTGTAAACAAAAGAGGTAGTGAAATGAGAAGGAGGGGAGTATCAGACCCAGATTGATCATCGATCAGTTGGCTTTAATTTTAGAAGAACAAATCACAACGAATGATTACTACATCCATCCATCATGTCTGATGGGATAGTTAGACTATATTATATATGGCTGGACAACAAGCCTTGGAATTttgatatgtgtatatatatatatatattatgacattttttttaagcCGAAAGATTCTGAGGAGAAGAATGTTAATAATTAGTAGGAAAACCAGCTCTTTCCCAAGAAAACTGGATgacaacagagagagagagagagagagagagctgtgTTTGATGTTAattcaaatcaaaacaattcaaGAAAACCCTTGCTCTCATATcaatgtttattattattattattattattattgttttcttctgAAATCAATGATAAAAACAACACATTCCCATGCCTACAAGATTGAAAGTTTTGTCCAAACATAAGTGCCCTAGCTGATATTGTAATAAGGCTTAGCTTAACTCAAATACTCAATACAAAAATAGAAATCTAAAATACAcacataaacacacacacacatatgtatatatatatagaaagaggAGAACCTAGTGATGATCTGGTAGCacatataaacaaaattcattgaCACTTCCAATTAGTATTGtcctcaccatcatcatcaatatttaTATACTCCCAAACCATTGGTTTCTCatatcaatgaagaagaagaagaagaagaagatagtgtTTAATTCCATAATAAAATACCACCAAAAAAAGGCAAACACTAATTAAATTAAACTTCATATCAGTCAAAGAAGAGGAGCTAAAGGAGTAGTAGTACACATAAACCCTTAATTAATCCATCAACAATTCTTTTGGCTCACCTTTTACCCCATCCAAACGCATAGCTTAAAACGGGTTCCGTCCACCTGAGTTCCCTCCGCCCCATCCATCCACCGGCAACTGAACATTCGCTGCACCGGGATTCAACGGCAAATTCAAAAACGGCAGCCCTCCGACTCCACTCCCATCCCCAAATCCACCGTTATTCCCCATTCCTCCACCGCTCTGCATCCCCAACtgctgctcctcctcctcctccaacggCAGCCTCTCGTACGCCACATTCGTGAACGACGCAGCAATCACAATCACCGGCCCCGCCGCCGTCAGCTCCCCTACCACACTCCCTCCCACCACCTGCCCTTGCCCTCCTGCCAAGAATATCGTCAAACTCGTCGCCCCCGGTGGTGCCGGAGGAGGCAAGAAGGATCCGGAAAGCGAAAGTATCTCGAATCTTCCATGGAGCCTAACAATCGCACCCGCCGCGGCCGGCTGGCGTATGCTGACGTTAGTTACCGTCCCGGTCCCACTCAAGACGCAAATACCACGCTGCCGCCTCCGCGCGTAGTTGGCCACGCAATCGAACACGTCACAACCGTTTCCCACCTCGAGAATGTGAGCGCGGAGCGTGTTGGCGCTCTCGCGTGTTATTATGACTGGCGGTTTCGGTTTGTTCTTCGAGCCAGGCGGGCGTCCACGTGGACGGCGCCCCACTATGTCTCCTTGGTGGCTGGAGTTAGCAGCGGCTGCAACCAGGTCCAAGCCTTGGTGATCGGTGGAGAATTCATTGTCGTTGTCGGGTTCAGATTCGGGTTGGTGTTGGAGGTGGAGAACGGGTCTTTGGAGCTGATGAACGTATCTAGATGCACTGCCTAAATCTAAACCAGCCATAACAACATCAAAAGCACTAAACCtacccacacccacacccacacccacacccacacccagaaacaaaattaataataaaaacccACAAAGGACACAGAATTATTTTATGAGGAAACAGAAACAGTTTCTGTAATTTAAAACtgggttttttgttttctgtgtgTTTGTTTAATGTGAGGGTGGGGAGAAGAAAATCATATTTTGTTTTGGGGAGTTGAAGAAATGATAGATTTGTTTGAAAACAAAGACAGAAGGAGATCTGAGAGGTaagggaaaggaaaggaaaggaaaggaaaggattGATAAGAAGAGGAAGCAAAGACAAAcaaggagagagagggagaggagagagagtctTAATTAAAACGCAGCCATTTCATTCATTACTCTAATGCATCTAAaagtttaaatatttatatagatatagataaaatatagatttttttgaaaaataaatatacttAGTAAGGTTTTATGTACACTCTCATTCATGGAGCGTGGAAAACACGTGATGGGGATTGTGttaattcttagaagtctaaaacatCAATTCGTTGGTTTAATTAATAAAACTCTAGCTACCACATACACATTTAATTatacaagacaaaaaaaaataaaattggcaTTGTCTATTTCAATCTGTTATAccatgaaaaagaaataatatgTCAAAACAATGGGTGAGGAATAAATAAATTCGAGCTtcttttgttattatatatatatatattagtattgATCGTACTATTTATCAAAATGAACTATAAAAATTTACTATTAATTATGATTCTATATATCTAAGCAAGGAAATCATTCTTGATTGTActtgaatatttattaaatttgaagaagatTTTTCATTTGTTACGACATTAAAATGGCAGTTTTGTCATGCATGTTAATTAAAATGGTAGTTTTGTGATGCATGTTATTCTTTTTtctgtaataaaaaatatatacatacatatatagttaTTTTTAAACGAAGAACTCACCCAATATACTCGCATTGAACCCCGTcttatataactatatatataataaactaCGAGCACGTGAATTCTCCGTTTCACATGCATCCAAACAATTACAGAGCGGTCAGCCATGAGATGACTCCAATTGTCCAATTAGAATATCATGTTCATGACCAATAAAAAAAAGTCAgtgaatattttatatatatatatatatggacattgaaagaaaataataatttgattGGAGGGTCAGTTACACGCTCCAAATGAGGGGATTGTGGTtatgacaaaaacaaaagagcaaAATGGACACtcgatggatggatggatggggAGGAGTACAGTACTCACCAGGAGTGTGTGGGTGGGGTTAGATGGtagatgtgttttttttttgggggaggGTTATTGGGGGGTTTGGACTTTGACACTAAACTAACCATGGTTAGAGAGAAAGTTCACCAAGTTTGGTTAAGttgatcaagagagagagagatagagaggagagaggattCTATTATAATATTGTGTATAGCAAAGCAAAGAGCCAAAGACAATAGAAAAATGGGCAAGTGGGAGATGGTGGTGCGGCGGGTGGGTCCCATTCTTGTCTAATCCTCCCACCCTGGACGGCCCTCTCTCTTCCGCTTGCTTTGGCCGTCTCTGCCATGCCATCGTTTCCTTTGCTTAATTGAATGCCTCATGAGTCATTATAGGGTACATTACTTGCTCAtatcattttatgttttcaataatagtaattaattaatggtcATATCTTCCAAGTTTAGAGGTGAAAATTAATTGTTTGGAGGTTTCTTGGATTCCGCAATTcacaatattaaattaattaattgataaagAGAGTTTAACCAATCAATTGGTGTGATGACCTTGGTGCTCAAAAGTTAATTATCGTATTAAACTAAATTCAATTATTTAGAAAATGTCAATGGACACCCTTTCAATCTTTCATCCAACATTTTTCTATACACAATTCACTTAATTTTCTATACATAATGGGAGTATAGATACTAGTTGGATAAGTTCTATGTTTGGATTGTGCCATATAAATTATAAGACAAAACCTATATATGTAgtcaatatatgtatacatatatacgaGAACTAATAGCTCATATAACATTCCTGTATACATGGTATCTCATAGAGACCTCTTAAGTTCGAACCCTTCCCATCCCCATCCccgaataaaaaaatatgtatatatacccaATGTGACCAACTACATGTAGGGTACTATTACCATGTCATTCTttgcaaatt is a genomic window of Tripterygium wilfordii isolate XIE 37 chromosome 16, ASM1340144v1, whole genome shotgun sequence containing:
- the LOC119980918 gene encoding AT-hook motif nuclear-localized protein 8-like, translating into MDSTPPRHPPNILLGPTPTSSTHHPFSPTPTSAPGSSMIYRFASNSVGPTSAAVAVPRPFDATIGAPNAGAFDGSSSSLRPCGFDIDPAKKKRGRPRKYAPDNNIALGLAPTPTSTASASSALVLHGHSGGNGGGTPPSEPTLKRQRGRPPGSGKKQLDALGAGGVGFTPHVIMVKAGDDIASKILAFSQQGPRTVCILSANGAICNVTLHHPANAGSTVTYEGRYEIISLSGSFLLSESNGSRSRNGGLSVSLAGPDGRVLGGGVAGMLMAATPVQVIVGSFIAEGKKSNNTAKPEPSSAPTPSMLNFGTTATTASPESRGGSSESSDENGGSTLNRAPGLYSNSGQQMHSMQMYHQLWAGQTQQ
- the LOC119980920 gene encoding auxin-responsive protein SAUR77-like, whose amino-acid sequence is MDCLVLPVSILTRKRFTGSRLGYKPLKEDGLEGLVRVVVGKEKREFLVEDFVLKESPFRVLMDAVVRKENRGNRVIFVDVDAILFEHMLWLMYNDCSSLFQLNLEEILEFYAQDN
- the LOC119980919 gene encoding AT-hook motif nuclear-localized protein 23-like, encoding MAGLDLGSASRYVHQLQRPVLHLQHQPESEPDNDNEFSTDHQGLDLVAAAANSSHQGDIVGRRPRGRPPGSKNKPKPPVIITRESANTLRAHILEVGNGCDVFDCVANYARRRQRGICVLSGTGTVTNVSIRQPAAAGAIVRLHGRFEILSLSGSFLPPPAPPGATSLTIFLAGGQGQVVGGSVVGELTAAGPVIVIAASFTNVAYERLPLEEEEEQQLGMQSGGGMGNNGGFGDGSGVGGLPFLNLPLNPGAANVQLPVDGWGGGNSGGRNPF